In the Hordeum vulgare subsp. vulgare chromosome 7H, MorexV3_pseudomolecules_assembly, whole genome shotgun sequence genome, one interval contains:
- the LOC123407082 gene encoding ribonucleoside-diphosphate reductase large subunit-like isoform X2 — MYVVKRDGRTETVHFDKITARLKKLSYGLSQEHCDPVLVAQKVCAGVYKGVTTSQLDELAAETAAALTASHPDYASLAARIAVSNLHKNTKKSFSETIKDMYLHYNERSGLLSPLIAEDIYEVIMKNAARLDSEIIYDRDFDYDYFGFKTLERSYLLKLGGVVVERPQHMLMRVSVGIHKDDIDSAIRTYHLMSQRWFTHASPTLFNAGTPRPQLSSCFLICMKDDSIEGIYDTLKECAVISKSAGGIGVSVHNIRATGSYIRGTNGTSNGIVPMLRVFNDTARYVDQGGGKRKGAFAVYLEPWHADIFEFLDLRKNHGKEENRARDLFFALWVPDLFMQRVQNNEDWSLFCPNEAPGLADCWGEKFEELYKKYEKAGKAKKVIPAQTLWFDILKAQIETGTPYMLYKDSCNRKSNQQNLGTIKSSNLCTEIIEFTSPEETAVCNLASIALPRFVREKGVPIESHPSKLAGSNGSKNRYFDFDKLGEVTSTVTFNLNKIIEMNYYPVETARRSNMRHRPIGIGVQGLADTFMLLGMPFDSPEAQQLNRDIFETIYYHALKASAELAAKEGPYETYEGSPVSKGIIQPDMWNVVPSTRWNWPTLRETIAKVGVRNSLLVAPMPTASTSQILGNNECFEPYTSNIYSRRVLSGEFVVVNKHLLHDLTEMGIWTPALKNKIIYEDGSIQKMEEIPDDLKAIYKTVWEIKQKTLVDMAVDRGCYIDQSQSLNVHMDQPNFAKLTSLHFHAWSKGLKTGMYYLRTRAAADAIKFTVDTGFLKVNGDANGTNGTANGKLAEEDDEAKMAQVVCSLNNREECLACGS, encoded by the exons ATGTACGTCGTGAAGCGGGACGGGCGGACGGAGACGGTGCACTTCGACAAGATCACGGCGCGGCTCAAGAAGCTCAGCTACGGGCTCAGCCAGGAGCACTGCGACCCGGTGCTCGTCGCGCAGAAGGTCTGCGCCGGCGTCTACAAGGGCGTCACCACCAGCCAGCTCGACGAGCTCGCCGCCGAGACCGCCGCCGCGCTCACCGCCTCCCACCCCGACTATGCCTCC CTCGCGGCCAGGATTGCCGTGTCCAACCTGCACAAGAACACCAAGAAGTCCTTCTCCGAGAC GATTAAGGACATGTACCTGCACTACAACGAGAGATCTGGGCTGCTGTCTCCGCTGATTGCCGAGGACATCTACGAAGTCATCATGAAG AACGCTGCTCGCTTGGACAGCGAGATAATTTACGACAGGGACTTTGATTATGATTACTTCGGCTTCAAGACTCTGGAGAGGTCTTACCTCCTGAAGCTTGGTGGAGTTGTTGTCGAGAGGCCGCAGCACATGTTAATGAGGGTTTCAGTAGGGATACACAAGGATGACATTGACTCTGCCATCAGGACTTACCATCTCATGTCCCAGCGCTGGTTTACTCATGCTTCGCCAACCCTTTTTAATGCTGGCACCCCAAGGCCTCAG CTGAGCAGCTGTTTCCTTATCTGCATGAAAGATGATAGCATCGAGGGAATCTATGATACTCTCAAGGAATGTGCTGTCATAAGCAAATCTGCTGGAGGAATTGGTGTCTCTGTTCACAACATTCGTGCTACTGGGAGCTATATTCGAGGAACAAATGGAACATCCAATGGGATAGTTCCTATGTTACGTGTCTTCAATGACACTGCTCGTTATGTAGATCAAGGAGGAGGCAAGAGAAAGG GTGCCTTTGCTGTATACCTGGAGCCCTGGCATGCTGATATTTTTGAGTTCCTTGATCTGAGGAAGAACCATGGCAAG GAGGAGAACCGTGCGAGGGATCTTTTCTTTGCTCTCTGGGTTCCTGATCTATTCATGCAAAGAGTGCAAAATAATGAGGATTGGTCCCTGTTTTGTCCTAATGAAGCTCCAGGGTTGGCTGATTGCTGGGGTGAGAAGTTTGAGGAATTGTACAAGAAATATGAGAAAGCA GGCAAAGCGAAAAAGGTCATTCCAGCACAGACCCTTTGGTTTGACATTTTGAAGgcacagatagaaactggcacaccTTATATGCTCTATAAG GATTCATGTAATAGGAAAAGTAACCAACAGAATCTGGGCACAATCAAATCTTCAAACTTGTGCACTGAGATAATTGAGTTTACAAGTCCAGAGGAAACTGCTGTCTGCAACTTAGCATCTATTGCTCTGCCACGTTTTGTACGGGAGAAG GGTGTCCCAATAGAGTCCCATCCATCTAAGCTTGCTGGTAGCAATGGATCAAAAAATAGATACTTTGACTTTGACAAGTTAGGCGAG GTTACTTCAACTGTTACTTTCAATCTAAACAAAATAATCGAAATGAACTATTATCCTGTTGAAACTGCAAGGAGGTCTAATATGCGACACAGGCCAATTGGCATAGGGGTTCAAGGCTTGGCAGATACGTTCATGTTGCTTGGCATGCCATTTGATTCACCTGAG GCTCAGCAATTGAATAGGGATATTTTTGAAACTATTTACTATCATGCTCTGAAAGCTTCTGCCGAATTGGCTGCTAAAGAAGGTCCTTATGAAACATATGAAGGGAGCCCTGTCAGCAAG GGCATTATCCAACCTGACATGTGGAATGTAGTGCCATCGACCAGATGGAACTGGCCAACTTTAAGGGAAACTATTGCTAAAGTTGGAGTAAGAAACTCTCTTCTGGTGGCTCCAATGCCCACTGCTTCCACCAGTCAGATTCTTGGCAACAATGAGTGCTTTGAACCCTACACATCTAACATCTACAGTCGGCGGGTTCTTAG TGGGGAGTTTGTTGTGGTTAACAAGCATCTTCTCCATGACTTGACTGAGATGGGTATCTGGACACCTGCTTTGAAAAACAAGATAATTTATGAAGATGGTTCTATTCAGAAGATGGAAGAAATCCCTGATGATCTTAAAGCAATTTACAA GACTGTTTGGGAGATCAAGCAGAAAACTCTGGTTGACATGGCTGTTGATCGTGGGTGCTACATTGACCAGAGCCAGAGCCTTAATGTCCACATGGATCAACCAAACTTTGCAAAGCTAACTTCGTTGCatttccatgcttggtccaag GGCCTGAAAACTGGGATGTACTATTTGAGAACAAGGGCAGCTGCTGATGCAATCAAGTTTACTGTGGATACTGGCTTTCTGAAGGTCAATGGG GATGCTAATGGCACTAATGGCACTGCTAATGGCAAACTAGCAGAGGAGGACGATGAAGCCAAAATGGCGCAAGTTGTCTGCTCCTTGAACAACCGGGAAGAGTGCCTGGCATGCGGAAGTTAG
- the LOC123407082 gene encoding ribonucleoside-diphosphate reductase large subunit-like isoform X1, giving the protein MYVVKRDGRTETVHFDKITARLKKLSYGLSQEHCDPVLVAQKVCAGVYKGVTTSQLDELAAETAAALTASHPDYASLAARIAVSNLHKNTKKSFSETIKDMYLHYNERSGLLSPLIAEDIYEVIMKNAARLDSEIIYDRDFDYDYFGFKTLERSYLLKLGGVVVERPQHMLMRVSVGIHKDDIDSAIRTYHLMSQRWFTHASPTLFNAGTPRPQLSSCFLICMKDDSIEGIYDTLKECAVISKSAGGIGVSVHNIRATGSYIRGTNGTSNGIVPMLRVFNDTARYVDQGGGKRKGAFAVYLEPWHADIFEFLDLRKNHGKEENRARDLFFALWVPDLFMQRVQNNEDWSLFCPNEAPGLADCWGEKFEELYKKYEKAGKAKKVIPAQTLWFDILKAQIETGTPYMLYKDSCNRKSNQQNLGTIKSSNLCTEIIEFTSPEETAVCNLASIALPRFVREKGVPIESHPSKLAGSNGSKNRYFDFDKLGEVTSTVTFNLNKIIEMNYYPVETARRSNMRHRPIGIGVQGLADTFMLLGMPFDSPEAQQLNRDIFETIYYHALKASAELAAKEGPYETYEGSPVSKGIIQPDMWNVVPSTRWNWPTLRETIAKVGVRNSLLVAPMPTASTSQILGNNECFEPYTSNIYSRRVLSGEFVVVNKHLLHDLTEMGIWTPALKNKIIYEDGSIQKMEEIPDDLKAIYKYVLHPPLITSYLVRLIYISESSLNYCIRTVWEIKQKTLVDMAVDRGCYIDQSQSLNVHMDQPNFAKLTSLHFHAWSKGLKTGMYYLRTRAAADAIKFTVDTGFLKVNGDANGTNGTANGKLAEEDDEAKMAQVVCSLNNREECLACGS; this is encoded by the exons ATGTACGTCGTGAAGCGGGACGGGCGGACGGAGACGGTGCACTTCGACAAGATCACGGCGCGGCTCAAGAAGCTCAGCTACGGGCTCAGCCAGGAGCACTGCGACCCGGTGCTCGTCGCGCAGAAGGTCTGCGCCGGCGTCTACAAGGGCGTCACCACCAGCCAGCTCGACGAGCTCGCCGCCGAGACCGCCGCCGCGCTCACCGCCTCCCACCCCGACTATGCCTCC CTCGCGGCCAGGATTGCCGTGTCCAACCTGCACAAGAACACCAAGAAGTCCTTCTCCGAGAC GATTAAGGACATGTACCTGCACTACAACGAGAGATCTGGGCTGCTGTCTCCGCTGATTGCCGAGGACATCTACGAAGTCATCATGAAG AACGCTGCTCGCTTGGACAGCGAGATAATTTACGACAGGGACTTTGATTATGATTACTTCGGCTTCAAGACTCTGGAGAGGTCTTACCTCCTGAAGCTTGGTGGAGTTGTTGTCGAGAGGCCGCAGCACATGTTAATGAGGGTTTCAGTAGGGATACACAAGGATGACATTGACTCTGCCATCAGGACTTACCATCTCATGTCCCAGCGCTGGTTTACTCATGCTTCGCCAACCCTTTTTAATGCTGGCACCCCAAGGCCTCAG CTGAGCAGCTGTTTCCTTATCTGCATGAAAGATGATAGCATCGAGGGAATCTATGATACTCTCAAGGAATGTGCTGTCATAAGCAAATCTGCTGGAGGAATTGGTGTCTCTGTTCACAACATTCGTGCTACTGGGAGCTATATTCGAGGAACAAATGGAACATCCAATGGGATAGTTCCTATGTTACGTGTCTTCAATGACACTGCTCGTTATGTAGATCAAGGAGGAGGCAAGAGAAAGG GTGCCTTTGCTGTATACCTGGAGCCCTGGCATGCTGATATTTTTGAGTTCCTTGATCTGAGGAAGAACCATGGCAAG GAGGAGAACCGTGCGAGGGATCTTTTCTTTGCTCTCTGGGTTCCTGATCTATTCATGCAAAGAGTGCAAAATAATGAGGATTGGTCCCTGTTTTGTCCTAATGAAGCTCCAGGGTTGGCTGATTGCTGGGGTGAGAAGTTTGAGGAATTGTACAAGAAATATGAGAAAGCA GGCAAAGCGAAAAAGGTCATTCCAGCACAGACCCTTTGGTTTGACATTTTGAAGgcacagatagaaactggcacaccTTATATGCTCTATAAG GATTCATGTAATAGGAAAAGTAACCAACAGAATCTGGGCACAATCAAATCTTCAAACTTGTGCACTGAGATAATTGAGTTTACAAGTCCAGAGGAAACTGCTGTCTGCAACTTAGCATCTATTGCTCTGCCACGTTTTGTACGGGAGAAG GGTGTCCCAATAGAGTCCCATCCATCTAAGCTTGCTGGTAGCAATGGATCAAAAAATAGATACTTTGACTTTGACAAGTTAGGCGAG GTTACTTCAACTGTTACTTTCAATCTAAACAAAATAATCGAAATGAACTATTATCCTGTTGAAACTGCAAGGAGGTCTAATATGCGACACAGGCCAATTGGCATAGGGGTTCAAGGCTTGGCAGATACGTTCATGTTGCTTGGCATGCCATTTGATTCACCTGAG GCTCAGCAATTGAATAGGGATATTTTTGAAACTATTTACTATCATGCTCTGAAAGCTTCTGCCGAATTGGCTGCTAAAGAAGGTCCTTATGAAACATATGAAGGGAGCCCTGTCAGCAAG GGCATTATCCAACCTGACATGTGGAATGTAGTGCCATCGACCAGATGGAACTGGCCAACTTTAAGGGAAACTATTGCTAAAGTTGGAGTAAGAAACTCTCTTCTGGTGGCTCCAATGCCCACTGCTTCCACCAGTCAGATTCTTGGCAACAATGAGTGCTTTGAACCCTACACATCTAACATCTACAGTCGGCGGGTTCTTAG TGGGGAGTTTGTTGTGGTTAACAAGCATCTTCTCCATGACTTGACTGAGATGGGTATCTGGACACCTGCTTTGAAAAACAAGATAATTTATGAAGATGGTTCTATTCAGAAGATGGAAGAAATCCCTGATGATCTTAAAGCAATTTACAAGTATGTGCTTCACCCTCCTCTCATTACATCCTACTTGGTGCGGTTGATATATATATCTGAAAGTTCACTCAATTATTGTATCAGGACTGTTTGGGAGATCAAGCAGAAAACTCTGGTTGACATGGCTGTTGATCGTGGGTGCTACATTGACCAGAGCCAGAGCCTTAATGTCCACATGGATCAACCAAACTTTGCAAAGCTAACTTCGTTGCatttccatgcttggtccaag GGCCTGAAAACTGGGATGTACTATTTGAGAACAAGGGCAGCTGCTGATGCAATCAAGTTTACTGTGGATACTGGCTTTCTGAAGGTCAATGGG GATGCTAATGGCACTAATGGCACTGCTAATGGCAAACTAGCAGAGGAGGACGATGAAGCCAAAATGGCGCAAGTTGTCTGCTCCTTGAACAACCGGGAAGAGTGCCTGGCATGCGGAAGTTAG